One genomic region from Gemmobacter aquarius encodes:
- the recG gene encoding ATP-dependent DNA helicase RecG, translated as MTRPPALFPLFAELETLEGVGPKIARAFAGLGVERPKDLLFLLPHSAIDRARKASVRDVIPPCTVTVEVEVGLHIPPRTKGRPYRIMVRDAALEFQLVFFHARADYLTKLLPTGQRRLVSGRVELFDGIAQMVHPDHVLRPEEAGELPAFEPVYPLANGITQKQVAKSVASTLTRVPVLPEWIDGPLLAREGWPAWHEALARVHAPASQADLAPTDPARQRLSYDELFAHQLTLALARATLRRSKGHATIGTGTLQAKVLQSLPFAPTGAQTRAVAEIAGDMAAPLRMNRLLQGDVGAGKTLVAFQSLLIAVESGGQGVMMAPTEILARQHFEGLEPLASAAGVRLELLTGRDKGAERARKLSDLAQGVIRILVGTHAVFQKDVHFHDLRLAIIDEQHRFGVSQRMELGAKGAATDTLVMTATPIPRSLALASYGDMDVSVLDEKPPGRKPITTALIPTARGDEVVAKLRHAVAEGRQAYWVCPLVEDSEVLDYASAEARFKALRAVLGDVVGLVHGQMPPADKDAAMARFVAGQTKVLVATTVIEVGVNVPNASIMVIERAETFGLAQLHQLRGRVGRGAASSTCLMLYQAPLSESGARRLKVLRDTEDGFRIAEEDLAMRGAGDLIGTAQSGLPRFRVADLERQGALMAVAQSDARRLLGDDPALTSPRGQAARTLLWLLDQDRAIRLLSVG; from the coding sequence ATGACCCGTCCGCCCGCGCTGTTCCCGCTGTTTGCCGAGTTGGAAACGCTCGAAGGCGTCGGGCCCAAGATCGCCCGCGCCTTCGCGGGGCTTGGCGTCGAACGCCCGAAAGACCTGCTCTTCCTTCTTCCCCATTCCGCGATAGACCGCGCCCGCAAAGCTTCGGTCCGCGATGTCATCCCGCCCTGCACGGTGACGGTCGAGGTCGAGGTCGGCCTGCACATCCCCCCGCGCACCAAGGGTCGGCCCTACCGCATCATGGTGCGCGACGCGGCGCTCGAATTCCAGCTCGTGTTCTTTCACGCCCGCGCCGATTACCTGACGAAACTCTTGCCCACCGGCCAGCGCCGCCTCGTCTCGGGGCGCGTCGAACTCTTCGACGGCATCGCCCAGATGGTCCACCCCGACCACGTCTTGCGCCCCGAAGAAGCGGGGGAACTGCCCGCCTTCGAGCCGGTCTATCCGCTTGCCAACGGCATCACGCAAAAGCAGGTCGCCAAATCCGTCGCCAGCACCCTGACCCGCGTGCCGGTCTTGCCCGAATGGATCGACGGCCCGCTTCTTGCGCGTGAAGGCTGGCCCGCATGGCACGAAGCCCTCGCCCGCGTCCACGCGCCCGCTTCGCAGGCCGATCTCGCCCCGACCGATCCCGCCCGTCAGCGGCTATCGTATGACGAGCTTTTCGCGCATCAGCTGACCCTCGCCCTTGCCCGCGCCACCCTGCGTCGCTCCAAAGGCCACGCCACGATCGGCACCGGCACGCTGCAAGCCAAGGTGCTGCAAAGCCTGCCCTTCGCGCCCACCGGCGCGCAAACCCGCGCCGTCGCCGAAATCGCCGGTGACATGGCTGCGCCGTTGCGGATGAACCGCCTGCTTCAGGGCGATGTTGGCGCGGGCAAAACCCTCGTCGCGTTCCAGTCTCTGCTGATCGCGGTCGAATCGGGCGGGCAGGGCGTGATGATGGCCCCGACCGAAATCCTCGCCCGCCAACATTTCGAAGGGCTGGAGCCCCTCGCCAGCGCCGCAGGGGTCCGGCTCGAACTGCTCACCGGCCGCGACAAGGGGGCCGAACGCGCCCGCAAGCTTTCCGATCTGGCGCAAGGCGTGATCCGCATCCTTGTGGGCACCCATGCCGTCTTCCAGAAAGATGTGCATTTCCATGACCTTCGCCTTGCCATCATCGACGAACAGCACCGCTTCGGCGTCTCGCAGCGCATGGAACTTGGCGCCAAGGGGGCTGCGACCGACACACTGGTGATGACCGCCACCCCGATCCCGCGCTCACTTGCGCTTGCCAGCTATGGCGACATGGATGTCTCGGTGCTCGATGAAAAGCCGCCGGGCAGAAAGCCGATCACCACGGCGCTCATCCCGACGGCGCGGGGCGACGAGGTGGTCGCCAAGCTGCGCCACGCGGTGGCCGAGGGGCGGCAGGCCTATTGGGTCTGCCCGCTGGTCGAAGACAGCGAAGTGCTCGATTACGCCAGCGCCGAAGCCCGCTTCAAGGCGCTCCGCGCCGTCTTGGGCGATGTGGTGGGCCTTGTGCATGGCCAGATGCCGCCGGCCGATAAAGACGCGGCCATGGCCCGTTTCGTGGCGGGGCAGACCAAGGTTCTGGTCGCCACCACGGTGATCGAGGTTGGCGTGAACGTTCCCAACGCCAGCATCATGGTGATCGAACGCGCCGAAACCTTCGGCCTTGCCCAGTTGCACCAGCTGCGCGGCAGGGTAGGGCGCGGGGCTGCCTCGTCGACCTGCCTCATGCTCTATCAGGCCCCGCTGTCCGAAAGCGGCGCACGCCGTCTCAAAGTTCTGCGCGACACCGAAGACGGCTTTCGTATCGCGGAAGAAGACCTTGCCATGCGCGGCGCGGGCGATCTGATTGGCACCGCCCAATCGGGCTTGCCGCGCTTTCGCGTGGCCGATCTCGAACGGCAGGGCGCGCTTATGGCCGTCGCCCAATCCGACGCCCGCCGCCTGCTTGGCGATGATCCAGCCTTGACCAGTCCGCGCGGTCAGGCTGCCCGCACCCTTCTGTGGCTGCTCGACCAGGACCGCGCGATCCGTCTTCTCTCGGTCGGCTGA
- the sciP gene encoding CtrA inhibitor SciP yields MYIKRVDGPRQVTLSDGTVMTRADLPPADTRRWVARRKALVVMAVEAGLISREAALDRYALSDEEFSIWEVAVQKYGLAGLRVTKIQEYRQF; encoded by the coding sequence ATGTATATCAAACGCGTCGACGGTCCCCGTCAGGTCACGCTGTCGGACGGCACGGTGATGACCCGCGCCGACCTGCCGCCCGCCGATACCCGCCGCTGGGTCGCACGGCGCAAGGCGCTGGTCGTCATGGCGGTCGAAGCGGGCCTGATCAGCCGCGAAGCTGCCCTCGACCGCTACGCCCTGTCCGATGAAGAATTCTCGATTTGGGAAGTTGCAGTGCAAAAATACGGCCTCGCCGGCCTGCGCGTCACCAAAATACAGGAATACCGGCAATTTTGA
- the rocF gene encoding arginase, which translates to MSRTVHLIGAPIDTGQRYAGCMMGPGAYRVAGIAAAIRDLGHEVSDGGDVALPALPVVACANPAVHSLAETVGWTDVLAGRVAASLARGEMPVILGGDHSLALGSVSGAARHAAAAGRPLFLLWLDAHSDFHTPLTTTSGNLHGTPVAYIAGRAGFDAFAPFPAPIPAERICLYGIRSVDPAEHAALLQHDIAITDMRVIDERGIVAPLREFLQAVQAAGGMLHVSLDVDFMDPSIAPAVGTTVPGGATFREAHLVMELLHESGLVTSLDLVELNPFLDERGRTARLMVDLVASLMGRKVFDRPTRA; encoded by the coding sequence ATGAGCCGGACCGTGCATCTGATCGGGGCGCCCATCGATACGGGGCAGCGCTATGCGGGCTGCATGATGGGGCCGGGCGCCTACCGTGTGGCCGGGATCGCTGCGGCGATCCGCGATCTGGGGCACGAGGTGAGCGATGGCGGGGATGTGGCGCTGCCTGCGCTGCCGGTGGTGGCCTGTGCCAATCCGGCGGTGCATTCACTGGCCGAAACCGTGGGATGGACAGACGTGCTTGCCGGGCGGGTGGCAGCGTCGCTGGCGCGGGGCGAGATGCCGGTCATTCTGGGCGGCGACCATTCGCTGGCGCTGGGGTCGGTGTCGGGGGCGGCGCGCCATGCGGCGGCGGCGGGGCGGCCGCTGTTCCTGCTGTGGCTCGATGCCCATTCGGATTTCCACACCCCGCTGACCACGACGTCGGGCAACCTGCATGGCACGCCTGTCGCCTATATCGCGGGGCGGGCAGGGTTTGATGCCTTTGCGCCCTTCCCTGCCCCGATCCCTGCGGAACGGATCTGCCTTTACGGCATACGGTCGGTCGATCCGGCGGAGCATGCGGCGCTGCTGCAGCACGACATTGCCATCACAGATATGCGAGTGATCGACGAGCGCGGCATCGTGGCACCCTTGCGCGAATTCCTGCAGGCGGTGCAGGCGGCGGGCGGGATGCTGCATGTGTCGCTCGACGTGGATTTCATGGACCCGTCGATTGCGCCCGCCGTCGGGACGACAGTGCCGGGGGGGGCGACCTTTCGCGAGGCGCATCTCGTGATGGAGTTGCTGCACGAGAGCGGGCTTGTCACCTCGCTCGATCTGGTGGAGCTGAACCCGTTCCTCGACGAGCGCGGGCGCACGGCGCGGTTGATGGTGGACCTTGTGGCCAGCCTTATGGGGCGCAAGGTGTTCGACCGGCCGACGCGGGCGTGA
- a CDS encoding usg protein: MLKGYGLTTAELYYRIPDYRNVLNSFVWQTYDLAPDYPELFRFIEFWQEKIEGPLHSVRFTHRKLIAPGEWRNVVGEFRLH; encoded by the coding sequence ATGCTCAAAGGCTACGGCCTGACAACCGCCGAGCTTTACTACCGTATCCCCGATTATCGCAACGTTCTCAACAGCTTCGTCTGGCAAACCTATGACCTTGCGCCTGATTACCCCGAACTTTTCCGCTTCATCGAATTCTGGCAGGAAAAGATCGAAGGCCCGCTGCATTCCGTCCGCTTCACGCACCGCAAACTGATCGCACCGGGCGAATGGCGCAACGTGGTGGGCGAATTCCGCCTGCACTGA
- the hisI gene encoding phosphoribosyl-AMP cyclohydrolase has protein sequence MPFDPASLKYDPNGLIPCIAQDHASGEVLMMAWMNPDAVAQTLATGRVTYWSRSRQGFWIKGETSGHIQRLVELRVDCDRDCLLVLVDQTGPACHTNRRSCFFTSIGMQGETVLSEPVA, from the coding sequence ATGCCCTTTGACCCTGCTTCGCTGAAATATGATCCGAACGGCCTGATCCCCTGCATCGCACAAGACCATGCCAGCGGCGAGGTTCTGATGATGGCGTGGATGAACCCTGACGCAGTGGCGCAAACCCTCGCCACCGGGCGCGTCACCTATTGGTCGCGCTCGCGGCAGGGCTTCTGGATCAAGGGCGAAACTTCGGGCCACATCCAGCGGCTTGTGGAACTGCGCGTCGATTGCGACCGCGACTGCCTGCTTGTGCTGGTCGACCAGACCGGCCCCGCCTGCCACACCAACCGCCGCTCGTGCTTTTTTACCTCCATCGGCATGCAGGGCGAAACCGTTCTCAGCGAACCCGTCGCCTAA
- the gluQRS gene encoding tRNA glutamyl-Q(34) synthetase GluQRS, producing MAGGYVTRFAPSPTGPLHLGHAYSALTAWGRARAAGGAMLLRIEDIDPARSKPEWEAAIHDDLAWLGVDYPRPVMRQSERLAEYRAALARLEGLGVLYPCRCSRGDIRAALSAPQEGAVGPDGVIYPGTCRRRAMVDAVAGDAIRLDIGRAMALAGGLEFTESGPEFTGAHRFDAAFMCERVGDVVLARRDFGTSYHLSVVVDDAAQAVTEVVRGADLFEAVPIHLLLQRLLGLPAPAYHHHRLIRDEAGKRLAKRDDARALAKYRAEGATPADIRRMVGL from the coding sequence ATGGCTGGCGGCTATGTGACGCGTTTTGCGCCCTCGCCCACCGGTCCGTTGCATCTGGGTCATGCGTATTCGGCGCTGACAGCGTGGGGGCGGGCAAGGGCGGCAGGGGGCGCAATGCTGTTGCGGATCGAGGATATCGACCCTGCGCGGTCGAAACCCGAGTGGGAAGCGGCGATCCATGACGATCTGGCCTGGCTGGGGGTAGACTATCCGCGCCCCGTGATGCGGCAATCGGAGCGGTTGGCCGAATATCGGGCGGCTTTGGCGCGGCTGGAGGGGTTGGGCGTGCTTTACCCCTGCCGCTGTTCGCGGGGCGATATCCGCGCGGCGCTGTCGGCGCCGCAAGAGGGGGCGGTGGGGCCGGACGGGGTGATCTATCCCGGCACCTGTCGCAGGCGGGCGATGGTTGATGCGGTCGCGGGCGATGCGATCCGGCTGGATATAGGCCGCGCGATGGCGCTGGCGGGCGGGCTGGAATTCACGGAAAGCGGGCCGGAGTTCACGGGGGCGCATCGCTTCGATGCAGCGTTCATGTGCGAACGGGTGGGCGATGTGGTGCTGGCGCGGCGCGATTTCGGCACGTCCTACCATCTGTCTGTGGTGGTGGATGATGCCGCGCAGGCCGTGACCGAGGTGGTGCGGGGCGCGGACCTGTTCGAGGCGGTGCCGATCCATCTGCTGTTGCAACGCCTGCTCGGCCTGCCCGCACCCGCCTATCACCATCACCGGCTCATCCGGGACGAGGCGGGAAAGCGGCTTGCCAAGCGCGACGATGCGCGGGCTTTGGCGAAGTATCGCGCCGAGGGGGCGACCCCTGCCGATATTCGCCGGATGGTCGGGCTTTAG
- a CDS encoding DoxX family protein, with product MDKLNTYLPLVARVLIAVLFLLAGFGKTMDVAGTAGYMASVGLPGFLAWPAIIFEIGVGVLLIAGWQTRIVGLVGAAFCIVTAVLFHNNFADQMQMVSFLKNLAIAGGFLLLAANGAGKYAVDK from the coding sequence ATGGACAAGTTGAATACCTATCTGCCGCTCGTGGCGCGTGTGCTGATTGCGGTGCTGTTCCTGCTGGCCGGTTTCGGCAAGACGATGGATGTGGCGGGCACCGCCGGCTATATGGCTTCGGTCGGGCTTCCCGGCTTTCTGGCATGGCCTGCGATCATCTTCGAGATCGGCGTCGGCGTTCTGCTGATTGCTGGCTGGCAGACCCGGATCGTCGGCCTTGTCGGCGCTGCGTTCTGCATCGTGACGGCAGTGCTGTTCCACAACAACTTCGCCGACCAGATGCAGATGGTAAGCTTCCTCAAGAACCTTGCCATTGCCGGGGGCTTCTTGCTGCTGGCCGCAAATGGTGCGGGCAAGTACGCCGTCGACAAGTAA
- a CDS encoding iron-sulfur cluster assembly scaffold protein, with protein sequence MSDSDLVKLYSGRILALAADIPHLGRLSAPDGTAKRRSPLCGSTVTVDVTVADGRITGFGQDVKACALGQAAAAVVGAAALGRSRDEVALAREQLVAMLKAGGPAPDAPFDGLEVLLPAREYANRHASILLSLDATVDALDAAEAKLAG encoded by the coding sequence ATGTCCGACAGCGATCTGGTCAAGCTTTATTCGGGCCGTATTCTGGCACTGGCGGCCGACATTCCGCATCTGGGCCGACTGTCCGCGCCGGACGGGACGGCGAAGAGGCGCTCGCCCTTGTGCGGATCGACCGTGACGGTGGATGTGACCGTAGCGGACGGGCGGATTACGGGCTTCGGGCAGGATGTGAAGGCCTGCGCGCTGGGTCAGGCTGCGGCGGCTGTCGTCGGGGCAGCGGCCCTTGGGCGGTCGCGCGACGAGGTGGCGCTTGCGCGGGAGCAGTTGGTTGCCATGCTGAAGGCGGGCGGCCCTGCCCCCGATGCGCCGTTCGACGGGCTGGAGGTGCTGCTTCCGGCGCGGGAATATGCCAATCGTCATGCCTCGATCCTGCTGTCGCTGGACGCGACGGTTGATGCGCTGGATGCGGCCGAGGCAAAGCTGGCGGGATAA
- the gyrA gene encoding DNA gyrase subunit A: MTDTPETPENTDDSAPKSTWTGQQRSIADEMKTAYLDYAMSVIVSRAIPDLRDGLKPVHRRILFAMHESGNNHEKAYRKSARPVGDTMGKYHPHGDSAIYDALVRMAQPFSMSLKLLDGQGNFGSMDGDNAAAMRYTEVRMDKPAAFLLADIDKETVDFQDNYDGKDREPTVLPARFPNMLVNGAGGIAVGMATNIPPHNLGEVIDGTLAMIDNPDISTEALMEIIPAPDFPTGGVILGRSGARKAYLEGRGSVVIRAKTRIEEIRKDRYAIIIEEIPYQVNKATMIERIAEMVREKRIEGIAHIQDESDRIGVRVVIELKRDATADVVLNQLFRFSTMQVSFGCNMLALNGGRPEQLGLRDFLSHFITFREEVVARRTAFELRKARERSHVLCGLAVAVSNVDEVVRTIRASADAAEAREKLMTRRWPAQDIAPFIKLIDDPSHTINEDGTYNLSEVQARAILELRLQRLTALGVKEVTDELAELAAKIQDYLDILGSRERIMAIISDELREVKAAFAVPRRTEIQDWAGDMDDEDLIEREDMVVTITSGGYIKRTPLAEFRAQNRGGKGLSSMATKEDDVVTTLFVANTHTHLLFFTTDGMVYKMKTWRLPLAGRTAKGKAIVNILPIAQGVSIAALMPVDVPEAEWDKLQIVFATSDGDVRQNDLSDFTNVKRNGKIAMNLPEGVFLVNAAIADDQDDVMLVTAQGRAIRFPTTDIRVFKSRGSTGVRGIRLGADDKVVSMAIIRHFEADPAEREAYLKQRRLMAGAPDEAEVDEADAEEATVEAGQLSTERYAEMSAAEDLILTITVNGAGKLSSSHDYPVRGRGGMGVKAMDGAMRGGKLVASFPVESSDQIMLATSTGQSIRVPVEQISFRSRSAGGVKVFNVGADEQVVSVARVAEQGDE, from the coding sequence GTGACCGATACGCCCGAAACCCCTGAAAACACTGACGATTCCGCGCCAAAATCGACCTGGACCGGGCAGCAGCGGTCTATCGCCGACGAGATGAAGACGGCTTACCTCGATTACGCGATGAGCGTGATCGTCAGCCGCGCGATCCCCGACCTGCGCGACGGGTTGAAACCGGTGCACCGGCGCATCCTGTTTGCGATGCACGAAAGCGGCAACAACCACGAAAAGGCTTACCGCAAATCGGCGCGTCCGGTGGGCGATACGATGGGCAAGTATCATCCGCATGGTGACTCTGCGATCTATGACGCGCTGGTGCGGATGGCGCAGCCGTTTTCCATGAGCCTCAAGCTGTTGGACGGTCAGGGCAATTTCGGCTCGATGGACGGCGATAACGCGGCCGCCATGCGCTATACCGAAGTGCGGATGGACAAGCCTGCGGCCTTTCTGCTGGCCGATATCGACAAGGAAACCGTCGATTTTCAGGACAACTACGACGGCAAGGACCGCGAGCCTACGGTTCTGCCTGCGCGGTTCCCGAACATGCTGGTCAATGGCGCGGGCGGGATTGCCGTCGGCATGGCCACGAACATACCGCCGCATAACCTTGGCGAGGTGATCGACGGCACGCTGGCGATGATCGACAACCCCGACATCTCGACCGAGGCGTTGATGGAGATCATCCCCGCGCCCGACTTCCCGACGGGCGGTGTGATCCTTGGCCGGTCGGGGGCGCGCAAGGCTTACCTTGAAGGGCGCGGGTCGGTCGTGATCCGGGCCAAGACGCGGATCGAGGAAATCCGCAAGGACCGTTACGCGATCATCATCGAAGAGATCCCCTATCAGGTGAACAAGGCCACCATGATCGAGCGGATCGCCGAGATGGTGCGCGAGAAGCGGATAGAAGGCATCGCCCATATCCAGGACGAGAGCGACCGCATCGGCGTGCGGGTGGTGATCGAGCTCAAGCGCGATGCCACGGCGGATGTGGTGCTGAACCAGTTGTTCCGGTTCTCGACCATGCAGGTCAGTTTCGGTTGCAACATGCTGGCCTTGAACGGGGGCCGCCCCGAACAATTGGGGTTGCGCGATTTCCTGAGCCATTTCATCACCTTCCGCGAGGAAGTTGTGGCGCGGCGCACGGCGTTCGAACTGCGTAAGGCGCGCGAACGGAGCCATGTGCTGTGCGGTCTGGCGGTTGCGGTGTCGAACGTGGACGAGGTGGTTCGCACCATCCGCGCCAGTGCCGATGCGGCCGAAGCGCGCGAAAAACTGATGACGCGGCGTTGGCCCGCGCAGGACATCGCGCCCTTCATCAAGCTGATCGATGACCCGAGCCATACGATCAACGAGGACGGCACCTATAACCTGTCCGAGGTTCAGGCCCGCGCCATTCTGGAACTGCGCCTGCAACGCCTGACGGCGCTGGGGGTGAAAGAGGTCACTGACGAGCTGGCCGAACTTGCGGCCAAGATTCAGGACTATCTCGACATCCTTGGCAGCCGCGAGCGGATCATGGCGATCATCTCGGACGAGTTGCGCGAAGTGAAAGCCGCCTTTGCCGTGCCCCGCCGGACCGAGATTCAGGACTGGGCCGGCGATATGGACGACGAGGATTTGATCGAGCGCGAGGATATGGTCGTGACGATCACCTCCGGCGGCTACATCAAGCGCACGCCCTTGGCCGAATTCCGCGCGCAGAACCGCGGCGGCAAGGGGCTGTCGTCGATGGCGACGAAGGAAGATGATGTTGTCACGACGCTTTTCGTAGCCAATACGCATACGCATCTGTTGTTCTTCACGACCGATGGCATGGTCTACAAGATGAAAACTTGGCGCCTGCCGCTGGCGGGGCGCACGGCCAAGGGCAAGGCGATCGTCAATATCCTGCCCATCGCGCAGGGTGTCTCGATTGCTGCGCTGATGCCGGTCGATGTGCCGGAAGCGGAATGGGACAAGTTGCAGATCGTCTTTGCGACGAGTGACGGCGATGTGCGGCAGAACGATCTGTCGGATTTCACCAACGTCAAGCGCAACGGCAAGATTGCGATGAACCTGCCCGAAGGCGTGTTTCTGGTGAATGCAGCGATTGCCGACGATCAGGACGATGTGATGCTGGTGACCGCGCAGGGCCGCGCGATCCGCTTTCCGACCACCGATATCCGCGTGTTCAAATCGCGCGGGTCTACCGGCGTGCGGGGCATCCGTCTGGGTGCCGACGACAAGGTCGTGTCGATGGCGATCATCCGGCATTTCGAGGCCGATCCGGCAGAGCGCGAGGCTTACCTGAAACAGCGGCGCCTGATGGCCGGTGCGCCTGACGAGGCGGAAGTGGACGAGGCGGATGCCGAGGAAGCGACTGTCGAGGCGGGGCAGTTGTCGACCGAACGCTATGCCGAAATGTCGGCGGCGGAAGACCTGATCCTGACCATCACGGTCAACGGGGCGGGCAAGCTGTCGTCGAGCCACGACTACCCCGTTCGGGGCCGTGGCGGCATGGGCGTCAAGGCGATGGACGGGGCGATGCGCGGCGGTAAGCTGGTGGCTTCGTTCCCGGTGGAATCGTCGGACCAGATCATGCTTGCAACCTCGACCGGGCAGTCGATCAGGGTGCCGGTCGAGCAGATCAGCTTCCGGTCGCGGTCGGCGGGCGGGGTCAAGGTGTTCAACGTGGGTGCCGATGAACAGGTCGTGTCGGTTGCCCGCGTGGCAGAACAGGGCGATGAGTGA
- the ctrA gene encoding response regulator transcription factor CtrA, producing MRILLVEDDPATSRSIELMLTHANFNVYCTDLGEDGVDLAKLYDYDLILLDLNLPDMSGHEVLRQLRMAKIETPILILSGSDDTDNKIRGFGFGADDYMTKPFHREELIARIHAIIRRSKGHAQSVIRTGMVGVNLDAKTVDVEGKSVHLTGKEYQILELLSLRKGTTLTKEMFLNHLYGGMDEPELKIIDVFICKLRKKLSEATGGENYIETVWGRGYVMRDPIPEMVLRRVPVAAAS from the coding sequence ATGCGAATCCTTCTTGTCGAAGACGATCCTGCGACGTCGCGCAGCATCGAACTCATGCTCACCCATGCCAATTTCAACGTCTACTGCACCGATCTTGGTGAAGATGGCGTGGATCTGGCAAAGCTCTACGATTACGATCTGATCCTGCTCGACCTCAACCTGCCCGACATGAGCGGGCATGAAGTGTTGCGCCAGTTGCGTATGGCCAAGATCGAAACCCCGATCCTGATCCTGTCGGGGTCTGACGACACCGACAACAAGATCCGCGGTTTCGGTTTCGGCGCGGATGATTACATGACCAAGCCCTTCCACCGCGAAGAGCTGATCGCCCGCATTCACGCCATCATACGCCGCTCCAAGGGGCACGCCCAATCGGTCATCCGCACGGGCATGGTCGGCGTCAATCTCGATGCCAAAACCGTCGATGTCGAGGGCAAGTCGGTCCACCTGACCGGCAAGGAATACCAGATCCTCGAACTGCTCAGCTTGCGTAAGGGCACGACCCTGACCAAGGAAATGTTCCTCAACCACCTTTACGGCGGCATGGACGAACCCGAGCTCAAGATCATCGACGTGTTCATTTGCAAACTGCGCAAGAAACTGTCCGAAGCCACCGGCGGCGAAAATTATATCGAAACCGTCTGGGGCCGCGGCTATGTCATGCGTGATCCGATCCCGGAAATGGTGCTGCGCCGCGTTCCGGTCGCTGCGGCAAGCTGA
- the trmFO gene encoding methylenetetrahydrofolate--tRNA-(uracil(54)-C(5))-methyltransferase (FADH(2)-oxidizing) TrmFO, which produces MDKKLHIIGGGMAGSEAAWQAAEMGVPVVLHEMRPAVGTFAHRTGHFAEMVCSNSFRSDDDERNAVGLLHWEMGAAGGLIMETARAHRLPAGGALAVDRDPFAEAVTARLLAHPLISAEYGEIAELPVEGNWIIATGPLTSGALAQSIRAETGAESLAFFDAIAPIVYAESVDMSVAWMQSRYDKGETEEEQTAYMNCPMDREQYYAFIDALLAADKTEFHEGETAGYFDGCLPIEVMAERGRETLRFGPMKPVGLTNPHTGVKPYAVVQLRRDNKLGTLYNIVGFQTKMKYGAQTDVFKMIPGLHEASFARLGGIHRNTFINSPTLLDAQMRLKSRPNIRFAGQVTGVEGYVESAAMGLLAGRMAAAELLGREVSPPPPDTAMGALITHITGGAEAKTFQPMNVNFGLFPPIDAKGGRKGRKDRYKAYTDRAKESFQAWLAAM; this is translated from the coding sequence ATGGACAAGAAATTACACATCATCGGCGGCGGTATGGCCGGATCGGAAGCGGCGTGGCAGGCGGCAGAGATGGGCGTGCCCGTCGTGCTGCACGAGATGCGGCCTGCCGTTGGCACTTTCGCGCACCGGACGGGGCATTTCGCGGAAATGGTCTGTTCCAATTCCTTCCGGTCGGATGACGACGAACGCAACGCCGTTGGTCTGCTCCATTGGGAGATGGGTGCGGCAGGCGGGCTGATCATGGAGACGGCGCGGGCGCACCGGCTGCCTGCGGGCGGCGCGCTGGCGGTGGACCGCGATCCCTTTGCCGAAGCGGTGACGGCGCGGCTTTTGGCGCATCCGCTGATTTCGGCGGAGTATGGCGAGATTGCCGAACTGCCTGTCGAGGGCAACTGGATCATCGCAACCGGCCCGCTGACGAGCGGCGCGCTGGCCCAAAGCATCAGGGCCGAGACGGGGGCGGAGTCCTTGGCGTTTTTCGACGCCATCGCACCAATTGTCTATGCGGAATCGGTCGATATGTCCGTGGCGTGGATGCAATCGCGCTATGACAAGGGCGAGACCGAGGAAGAGCAGACCGCCTATATGAACTGCCCCATGGACCGCGAGCAGTATTACGCATTCATCGATGCGCTTCTGGCGGCGGACAAGACCGAGTTCCACGAGGGCGAAACGGCAGGTTACTTTGACGGTTGCCTGCCGATCGAGGTGATGGCCGAGCGCGGGCGCGAGACGCTGCGCTTTGGCCCGATGAAGCCGGTGGGACTGACCAATCCGCATACGGGAGTAAAGCCCTATGCCGTGGTGCAGTTGCGGCGAGATAACAAGCTGGGCACACTTTACAACATCGTGGGCTTTCAGACCAAGATGAAGTACGGCGCGCAAACCGATGTTTTCAAGATGATTCCGGGGTTGCACGAAGCGTCGTTCGCGCGGTTGGGCGGGATACATCGCAACACGTTCATCAACTCTCCCACGCTGCTGGACGCGCAGATGCGGCTGAAGTCGCGACCGAACATCCGCTTTGCGGGGCAAGTGACGGGTGTGGAAGGCTATGTCGAAAGCGCCGCGATGGGGCTTTTGGCGGGGCGCATGGCGGCGGCCGAGCTGCTGGGGCGCGAGGTTTCGCCGCCCCCGCCCGATACGGCGATGGGGGCGCTTATAACCCACATCACCGGCGGGGCCGAGGCAAAAACATTCCAGCCGATGAACGTGAACTTTGGCCTTTTCCCGCCGATCGACGCCAAGGGCGGGCGCAAGGGGCGCAAAGACCGTTACAAGGCCTATACCGACCGCGCCAAGGAAAGCTTTCAGGCATGGCTGGCGGCTATGTGA